The Mycosarcoma maydis chromosome 8, whole genome shotgun sequence DNA segment GCTCACCGCCTGCCTTCTGCACATCCTAGCAAAGAAAAGCCGGCTTCTTGCTATGATCGTTTCCCAATCACAAACTCCCTTTGGTACGACAAGACTGCGCTCTCAACGTTGATCTGTGACGTAAGAATGCCTGTACTGAGCTCACACTGCGAAACTCGAGAATCTCCTCACATCTCGATTCCGCCGGAATTGCTTTGCGCCTGGATCGCTGCTGAGTCACACACATCTTCCTCGCAAGTCAATACAACTTCTCGCTCGTTTAAAGTGTATAACATTTTTGGTCATCTTCGTGGAGCTACACAACGCATACACGCGACCGAAACCAACGCTTCGGCAGCATGATCATATCGCAATGCAGGTCTTAAGCCGACttgttggtgatgagctTGGGAGCGGTCTCGCCCTGGGTGAAGCCGTCGATTCCGGCGTAGACAGCCGAGGGttcgagcgactcgatgcgcagcagctggttGTACTTGGCTGTGCGCTCGGAACGGCAGGGAGCACCAGTCTTGATGATACCGAcaccgagaccgacgacgaggtcCGCAATCGTGACATCCTCGGTCTCACCGGATCGGTGCGAGACCATGACCGACCAGTTGTCCGACTGCGAAAGCTGAGCCGCCTGGATCGACTCGGAGATCGTGCCGATCTGGTTGATTTTGAGCAGCAGACCGTTGCAGGCCTTCTTCTCAATGGCGGTCTTGATGCGAAGCGGGTTGGTGACGGTCAAGTCGTcgccgatgatggtgatgccaGCGTTGGCGCGGAGGTGCGACCAAGCCTCCCAGTCATCCTGGTCGAAGGGGtcctcgatcgaggtgaTCGGGTACTTCTTGATGAAGCCCAGGTAAACATCGGCAAGCTCCTTGCCCGTGAGCCACTTGGACGAGTCCGAGTTGGGGTTTTTGAAGTCAAGGTCGTACTTGCCGTCCTTGTAGAACTCGGACGAGGcaacgtcgagcgagatgtGAACCTGACCCTCGTAACCAGCCTTCTTGATCGCCTCGGTGAGgatctcgagcgcctcgtcggcagACTGGACGTTGGGAGCGAATCCACCCTCGTCACCGACGTTGGTAGCGTCAATGCCGTACTTGGTGTTGATGACCTTCTTGAGGTTGTGGTAAACCTCGGTGCcgatcttgatcgactCGGTGAAGCTCTTGGCGCCGGTGGGCACAATCATGAACTCCTGGAAGGCAAGAGCGTTACCAGCGTGCGAACCACCGTTGATGACGTTCATGGCAGGAGCGGGGAGAACGTAGGGAGCCTTGACACCgctgagctcggcaaggtACTTGTAGAGGGGGACACCCTTCTCACCAGCACCGGCCTTGGCGACGGCGATCGAGACACCAAggatggcgttggcgccgagcttgccctTGTTGGGAGtgccgtcgagcttgatgagGAAGTCGTCAATCTCCTTCTGAGAGGTGACGGGGAGACCCGACTTGATGAGCTCAGGGGCGATAACGTTGTTGACGTTGTCGATGGCCTTGGAGACACCCTTGcccatccagctcgacttgTCGCCGTCACGAAGCTCGACGGCCTCGTGGATACCGGTAGAAGCACCCGAGGGGACGGCGGCGCGGAAGAGGCCCTTTTCGGTGGTGAGGTCCACCTCGACGGTGGGGTTACCACGCGAGTCGATGACCATGCGGGCCTGGATCTTCTGGATAGCCATTTTGAAGTAGTGTCCGTGTGAGTGTGGAGGGAGGGATGAgggaagaagaaaaaaaagtGTGGTGGTGGATCGAGAAGGAGGGAAGGCTGCGCTAACTCAGATGCTCTCTATATCGCAACTGCGTTTCGGTTCGGAACTCAATATCACGTTCAGCAGGCGGAAGAAAGCGACAGGCATCGATGGCGGGGCCATGAGATGTTTGAGAGTGTTGGCTTTTGCGCAGGCCAAAGCCAACGCAGCACAGACCCCCAACCAGGCCTAGAAGTGACAGATTCACCGCACAAACCCAAGCGGACGAGAAGGTGCCTCTGCGTGCAACTATCTCTGGAGTGAGAAATTGTGCCTCCACGTTTCTCTCATCCTAAGCCTACGCATAAAGTGGTGCACCAGCTCACCGCGACATGGCCCCATTTGTCCAGCTACGTTAAGTTAGTGCGTCGAGCTGAATTTCCACGCATTTCGATTAAGATCGATTTTCTAGCCCCTGCCGAGTCCAACAAccctttttctttttttttggcgAGGAGCAGATCGATAATCAAGCGACTCTCTTCACCCTGGCAGAAGATCAACTggtgactcgtgactgtagcGAACCAGAAGTCACTGTGTGACTAGGAGAGGAGCGACGGGCGAGTCACCGCGTCGGCTGGAGCGGACGAGCAAAGcggcgaggtcgagaaCCAGCAACACAAGCTGGATTGCAAATCTGTGTTGTCTGTATCTCGGCTACCGGTTGGATCGGACAAAGATCGGGTGTTGGAATCTCACCGATCTGGTAGGCGCGTTAGCGTATGGCACGAGGGTAGgatcgagaccaagacAGCAGATTACTGAAACCACCATATCCGTTGATACAACCATGGCGCTGACGTCAACCCCTGCAGCTGGTCGAGCGTCGGCTTAAGGAGGGACATAGACGAGGGCCCTGTTGACGGAGTATgcagcacctcgaccaAGGGCGAAGGGTGAGTGGCGGCTTGTCCGTGGTTTGTTTGCGGGGCGCAAGAGGCAGCTGAAAGGGTCTTGATCCGTCGTGACGGCAGGGTGAGCGGGAGGGCAGCGGTGGCCCAAGGTTCCGGTTT contains these protein-coding regions:
- a CDS encoding putative phosphopyruvate hydratase ENO1, yielding MAIQKIQARMVIDSRGNPTVEVDLTTEKGLFRAAVPSGASTGIHEAVELRDGDKSSWMGKGVSKAIDNVNNVIAPELIKSGLPVTSQKEIDDFLIKLDGTPNKGKLGANAILGVSIAVAKAGAGEKGVPLYKYLAELSGVKAPYVLPAPAMNVINGGSHAGNALAFQEFMIVPTGAKSFTESIKIGTEVYHNLKKVINTKYGIDATNVGDEGGFAPNVQSADEALEILTEAIKKAGYEGQVHISLDVASSEFYKDGKYDLDFKNPNSDSSKWLTGKELADVYLGFIKKYPITSIEDPFDQDDWEAWSHLRANAGITIIGDDLTVTNPLRIKTAIEKKACNGLLLKINQIGTISESIQAAQLSQSDNWSVMVSHRSGETEDVTIADLVVGLGVGIIKTGAPCRSERTAKYNQLLRIESLEPSAVYAGIDGFTQGETAPKLITNKSA